Proteins encoded within one genomic window of Humulus lupulus chromosome 1, drHumLupu1.1, whole genome shotgun sequence:
- the LOC133787581 gene encoding uncharacterized protein LOC133787581, which translates to MAVKGVWQREVGQLSGRSFAHRLGASEDLVLRLDVYKRLEKHIGCVNTVSFNETGDILVSSSDDRRVILWNWESGELKLSFQSDHSNNIFQAKFMPYTSDRSIVTCGADGEVRHAQISESGQVVSSMLAQHQGRAHKLAIEYGNPRIFYSCGEDGLVQRYDLRTGGATELFTCRPTDSRRYLQVIHLNAIAIDPRNPNIFAVGGSDEYTRLYDIRKYKWDGSSDFGEPVNYFCPPQLIDDELVGITGLAFSEQSELLVSYNDENIYLFTREMGLVNRSIPSSSESTSIYSSESEANEMGVDCWSTTSSSATDTDEKAVPQAYRGHKNCETVKGVNFFGPNCDYVVSGSDCGRIFIWKKKDGKLIRVMEADQYIVNCIESHPHTMVLASSGIDHDVKIWTPKALERAELPTNVQRRQTRRSLASISSHHNLQLRVNLRQRQRDHLKKEVKFRYRQILRRIINDECNSI; encoded by the exons atggcCGTGAAAGGTGTTTGGCAGAGGGAGGTTGGCCAGCTCTCTGGTCGGAGTTTCGCCCACCGACTTGGTGCCTCCGAG GATCTTGTTCTTAGATTAGACGTGTATAAGAGGCTTGAAAAGCATATAGGATGTGTGAACACGGTAAGCTTCAATGAAACTGGTGACATTTTAGTGTCAAGCTCCGATGATAGGCGGGTTATTCTCTGGAATTGGGAAAGTGGGGAATTAAAGCTTTCGTTCCAATCAGATCATAGCAACAATATTTTCCAAGCAAAATTTATGCCATATACAAGTGATCGAAGCATTGTCACTTGTGGTGCTGATGGGGAG GTGAGACATGCTCAGATCTCAGAGAGTGGGCAAGTGGTTTCTTCCATGCTTGCCCAACATCAGGGGCGAGCTCATAAGTTAGCTATTGAGTATGGGAACCCTCGTATCTTTTATTCATGTGGTGAAGATGGTCTAGTGCAACGT TATGATCTACGAACCGGAGGGGCCACTGAACTTTTCACATGCCGACCAACTGATAGTAGGAGGTACTTGCAAGTCATACATTTGAATGCAATTGCAATTGATCCGAGAAACCCAAATATTTTTGCAGTTGGAGGTTCTGATGAGTATACTCGACTTTATGATATTCGAAAGTATAAGTGGGATGGATCATCTGATTTTGGTGAACCAGTAAACTACTTTTGTCCTCCACAATTGATTGATGATGAGCTAGTTGGAATTACAGGTTTGGCCTTCTCTGAACAAAGCGAGCTTCTTGTCTCATACAATGATGAGAACATCTATCTCTTTACACGAGAAATGGGTTTGGTAAATAGGTCAATCCCTTCCTCTTCAGAGTCTACGAGCATTTATTCTAGTGAAAGTGAGGCAAATGAAATGGGGGTTGACTGTTGGTCTACAACATCTTCTTCAGCTACAGACACTGATGAAAAGGCTGTTCCACAAGCTTACAGAGGGCATAAGAATTGTGAGACAGTGAAGGGTGTGAATTTCTTTGGACCTAACTGTGATTATGTTGTGAGCGGATCTGACTGTGGCAGAATATTCATttggaagaagaaggatgggaagCTTATTCGAGTCATGGAAGCAGACCAGTATATAGTAAATTGCATTGAATCTCATCCTCATACAATGGTTCTTGCAAGCAGTGGAATTGACCATGATGTAAAGATCTGGACACCAAAGGCTTTGGAGAGAGCTGAATTGCCAACGAATGTACAG CGGAGACAGACACGTAGGAGTTTGGCATCCATCTCTTCACATCATAATCTGCAGTTGCGAGTGAATTTAAGACAAAGGCAGAGAGATCATCTTAAGAAAGAGGTGAAATTCAGGTATCGTCAAATTTTAAGGCGAATAATAAATGACGAGTGCAACTCCATATGA
- the LOC133787565 gene encoding pentatricopeptide repeat-containing protein At1g62260, mitochondrial, producing the protein MINLVAILRRGTTLTSIPYGVVFRFITVSPPLHLSQLRFLAISIAIPKLYSATSSFPSTLNPNSLSPTPFPDLVSLNKRISHLIRTGRISEAREVFDGLKIRNVVTWNSMISGYVKRREMEKARKLFDEMPQRDVVSWNLMISGYISYQGGKAIEEARKLFDEMPERDCVSWNTMISGYAKNRDMSIALQLFNSMPERNVISWNALITGFLRNGDVVNAVDFFDKMPERDGASVNALVSGLIQNGKLDEAARILLECGNKDGLREELVHGYNTLIAGYGQRGEIKEARRLFDEMPFYNDKGKEGHKKFEKNVVSWNSMIMCYLKAKDIVSARELFDQMTDRDTFSWNTMITGYVHMLDMEEASNLFGEMPYPASLTWNSMISGFAEIGDLKLAMNYFERMPQKNLVSWNSIIAGYEKNENYRDSIKLFTQMQHEGEKHDRHTLSSILSVSSGLVDLHLGRQVHQLVTKTVMADAPVNNSLITMYSRCGAIKEARIIFNEMKQQKDVISWNAMIGGYAAHGVVVDALELFQLMKELNVQPTHITYIAVLNACAHAGLVKEGRKHFESMINEFGIRPQVEHYASLVDVISRQGQLEEALDLINSMPFKPDKAVWGAFLGGCRVHNNVQLAQLAAEALMRLEPESSAPYVLLHNMYADLGQWDNAGKIRLVMEDNHILKKRGYSRIDL; encoded by the coding sequence ATGATCAATCTAGTAGCGATCCTCCGTCGGGGGACTACACTAACCTCAATTCCATACGGCGTCGTTTTCAGATTCATCACTGTTTCGCCACCACTGCATCTTTCTCAGCTACGTTTTCTCGCCATCTCCATTGCCATACCCAAGTTATACTCTGCAACATCTTCTTTCCCCTCTACTTTGAACCCCAACAGTTTAAGCCCGACCCCTTTTCCCGACTTGGTTTCGTTGAACAAAAGGATCTCCCATTTGATCCGTACTGGTCGGATTAGTGAAGCCAgggaggtttttgatgggttgAAGATCCGAAACGTTGTAACGTGGAATTCAATGATAAGTGGGTACGTGAAGCGTAGAGAGATGGAGAAGGCACGTAAGTTGTTTGATGAAATGCCGCAAAGAGACGTTGTTTCCTGGAATTTGATGATATCTGGCTATATATCGTATCAGGGTGGTAAGGCTATTGAGGAAGCGCGAAAGTTGTTTGATGAAATGCCTGAGAGAGATTGTGTTTCTTGGAATACGATGATTAGTGGGTATGCCAAGAATAGGGATATGTCTATCGCATTGCAACTTTTTAACAGCATGCCAGAGCGGAATGTTATCTCTTGGAATGCATTGATTACTGGGTTTTTAAGGAATGGTGATGTGGTTAATGCTGTTGACTTCTTTGACAAAATGCCTGAGCGTGATGGGGCTTCGGTTAATGCACTAGTGTCAGGCCTTATTCAGAATGGTAAGTTAGATGAAGCAGCTAGGATACTGCTTGAGTGTGGGAACAAGGATGGCCTGAGAGAAGAATTGGTGCATGGTTATAATACGCTCATTGCTGGCTATGGTCAAAGAGGTGAGATCAAGGAAGCTCGACGACTGTTTGATGAGATGCCCTTTTATAATGATAAGGGGAAAGAAGGCCATAAGAAGTTTGAGAAAAATGTGGTATCTTGGAATTCCATGATTATGTGCTATTTGAAAGCGAAAGATATCGTCTCCGCCAGGGAACTTTTTGATCAAATGACAGATCGAGATACCTTCTCTTGGAATACCATGATCACTGGCTACGTTCATATGTTAGATATGGAAGAGGCCTCTAATCTCTTTGGTGAAATGCCTTATCCTGCCTCACTGACATGGAATTCAATGATCTCAGGGTTTGCAGAAATTGGCGATTTAAAACTTGCTATGAACTATTTTGAGAGGATGCCCCAAAAGAACCTGGTCTCTTGGAACTCCATTATAGCTGGATATGAGAAAAACGAAAACTACCGAGATTCGATTAAGCTTTTCACTCAGATGCAACATGAAGGAGAGAAACATGACCGTCACACTTTGTCTTCAATTCTCAGCGTGTCTAGCGGGTTGGTGGATCTGCATCTTGGTAGGCAGGTTCATCAACTGGTTACAAAGACTGTTATGGCAGATGCACCAGTGAACAACTCCCTCATCACCATGTACTCAAGATGTGGGGCAATAAAAGAGGCAAGGATCATCTTCAATGAGATGAAACAACAAAAGGATGTAATTTCTTGGAATGCAATGATTGGAGGCTATGCAGCTCATGGTGTTGTTGTAGATGCTTTAGAACTTTTCCAACTGATGAAGGAACTCAATGTGCAGCCCACTCATATAACATATATTGCAGTGTTGAATGCTTGTGCTCATGCAGGCTTAGTTAAAGAAGGCCGAAAGCATTTCGAATCGATGATTAATGAATTTGGAATCAGGCCACAAGTTGAACACTATGCATCTCTAGTTGACGTGATTAGCCGGCAAGGGCAGCTTGAGGAAGCCTTGGATTTGATCAACAGCATGCCATTCAAACCAGACAAGGCAGTTTGGGGAGCTTTTCTAGGTGGCTGTAGAGTGCATAACAATGTTCAGTTGGCTCAACTTGCTGCTGAGGCTTTGATGAGGCTAGAACCAGAAAGCTCAGCTCCTTATGTGTTGTTGCACAATATGTATGCTGATTTAGGGCAATGGGATAATGCAGGCAAGATTAGGTTGGTAATGGAAGACAATCACATCCTCAAGAAACGAGGGTATAGTAGAATAGATTTGTAA
- the LOC133815897 gene encoding uncharacterized protein LOC133815897 produces MLGKDCLHENISLVILQFVNRFYEVRIDIIGTMVMHFVSNFKPVDGLQIFISVHIQDIRHFVLFLLHVGIKVVEIWDSLLHKGKSRGAELVQPVLKQLDDLLGDQIASTGPDESFSSFTVSTVTNVPQQSNSYDCGIYCD; encoded by the exons ATGTTGGGGAAAGATTGTCTGCACGAGAATATTTCATTGGTGATCTTGCAATTTGTAAATAGGTTTTATGAGGTGAGAATAGATATCATTGGTACCATGGTGATGCATTTTGTTTCTAATTTTAAACCTGTTGATGGCCTGCAGATTTTTATCTCGGTGCACATTCAGGACATCCGTCACTTTGTCTTGTTTCTTCTTCATGTTGGGATAAAAGTGGTAGAAATTTGGGATTCTCTTCTTCACAAGGGTAAATCCAGAGGAGCGGAATTGGTACAACCAGTG CTAAAACAACTTGATGATCTGTTGGGAGACCAAATTGCAAGCACGGGACCTGACGAGTCATTTTCCAGCTTCACAGTTAGCACAGTGACTAATGTACCACAACAGTCTAATTCATATGACTGTGGTATATATTGTGATTAA